One Streptomyces coeruleorubidus DNA segment encodes these proteins:
- a CDS encoding acyltransferase family protein translates to MTNSLRPNGDRRAPLPPAQSPADGVPSPRSPQSPQKKQNGKQRDAFFDNAKYLAIVLVAMGHAWEPLKGDSRILEAAYQVVYAFHMPAFIIISGYFSRSFDMRPDRLKRLITGVAVPYIIFETAYPLFKRFIDDDPGQEISLLDPWYLTWFLCALFIWRMTTPIWKMARWPLPLALGLAMVATVSPEIGDDLDLQRVLQFLPFFVLGLVMKPEHFHMVRRRSVRIASVPVFAAALAVSWWAVPRMNTAWFYHRDAAQELGAPWWTGPVMVLAMFGCSLVLTACFFAWVPRRHMWFTALGAGTLYGYLLHGFLVKAGDYQGWFEPTWMHQPLGEIAVTLAAAAVVTVLCTKPVQRVFRFAMEPKMEWAFKRDAAELARERQGAERREREREKVNA, encoded by the coding sequence GTGACGAACTCGCTGCGACCGAACGGCGACCGCAGGGCGCCACTTCCCCCGGCACAGTCGCCGGCCGACGGAGTGCCGAGCCCGCGCTCGCCGCAGAGCCCCCAGAAGAAGCAGAACGGCAAGCAGCGCGACGCGTTCTTCGACAACGCCAAGTACCTGGCGATCGTGCTGGTGGCCATGGGCCACGCCTGGGAGCCGCTCAAGGGCGACAGCCGGATACTCGAGGCCGCGTACCAGGTCGTCTACGCGTTCCACATGCCGGCGTTCATCATCATCTCCGGCTACTTCTCGCGCAGTTTCGACATGCGGCCCGACCGGCTCAAGCGCCTGATCACCGGCGTGGCCGTGCCGTACATCATCTTCGAGACGGCCTACCCGCTCTTCAAGCGGTTCATCGACGACGACCCGGGGCAGGAGATCAGCCTCCTCGACCCCTGGTACCTGACCTGGTTCCTGTGCGCGCTGTTCATCTGGCGGATGACCACCCCCATCTGGAAGATGGCGCGCTGGCCGCTGCCGCTCGCGCTCGGCCTCGCCATGGTGGCGACCGTCTCCCCGGAGATCGGTGACGACCTGGACCTCCAGCGGGTCCTGCAGTTCCTGCCGTTCTTCGTGCTGGGCCTGGTGATGAAGCCCGAGCACTTCCACATGGTGCGCCGCCGTTCCGTGCGGATCGCCTCGGTGCCCGTGTTCGCCGCCGCGCTGGCCGTCAGCTGGTGGGCCGTGCCGCGCATGAACACCGCGTGGTTCTACCACCGGGACGCCGCACAGGAGCTGGGCGCGCCGTGGTGGACCGGTCCGGTCATGGTGCTCGCGATGTTCGGCTGCTCCCTGGTGCTGACCGCCTGCTTCTTCGCCTGGGTGCCGCGCCGCCACATGTGGTTCACCGCGCTCGGCGCCGGCACGCTCTACGGCTACCTGCTGCACGGGTTCCTGGTGAAGGCCGGCGACTACCAGGGCTGGTTCGAGCCGACGTGGATGCACCAGCCGCTCGGTGAGATCGCCGTGACCCTCGCCGCCGCCGCCGTCGTGACGGTGCTGTGCACCAAGCCGGTGCAGCGGGTCTTCCGGTTCGCGATGGAGCCGAAGATGGAATGGGCCTTCAAGCGGGACGCGGCCGAGCTGGCCCGTGAGCGCCAGGGCGCCGAGCGGCGCGAGCGCGAGCGCGAGAAGGTCAACGCCTGA
- a CDS encoding HD domain-containing protein — protein sequence MTETPRTPLTLAQVEATARAAHAGQTDKAGRPYAEHLQAVAQGVRARGGDEEQIAAAWLHDAVEDEALSPQWLREAALSSRTKDIVRAVTKRAGEPPEAYAARILATPGALLVKEADLAHNADPARLAALDEATRKRLTEKYARMRALLGLVG from the coding sequence GTGACCGAGACACCCCGCACCCCGCTGACCCTGGCCCAGGTCGAGGCCACCGCCCGCGCCGCGCACGCCGGCCAGACCGACAAGGCCGGACGGCCCTACGCCGAGCATCTCCAGGCCGTCGCGCAGGGCGTACGGGCGCGGGGCGGCGACGAGGAGCAGATCGCGGCGGCCTGGCTGCACGACGCCGTCGAGGACGAGGCGCTGTCGCCTCAGTGGCTGCGCGAGGCCGCGCTGAGCAGCCGTACCAAGGACATCGTCCGCGCGGTCACCAAGCGGGCGGGGGAACCGCCCGAGGCGTACGCCGCGCGCATCCTCGCCACGCCCGGCGCGCTGCTGGTGAAGGAGGCGGACCTGGCGCACAACGCGGACCCGGCACGCCTCGCGGCCCTCGACGAGGCCACCCGCAAACGACTGACCGAGAAGTACGCGCGGATGCGCGCACTTCTCGGTCTCGTCGGATGA